One segment of Paenibacillus sp. FSL R7-0337 DNA contains the following:
- a CDS encoding NADH:flavin oxidoreductase/NADH oxidase: MADLFTPYELKALTLKNRVVMPPMCQYAVEKQDGVPTDWHHVHYVSRAVGGTGFIIVEMSGVHPDGRITNQDTGIWDDGQIPAYKRLTEAVHAFGAKIAIQLGHAGRKAVDAAPPVAPSAIPFDGNYAMPKALSREEIAELIIAFREAARRAVEAGFDTVELHGAHGYLIHQFHSPLSNVRDDEYGQDPILFGEQVVEAVREVLPAEMPLIMRVSAKEYVEGGYDEAYALEFCRRYKDAGVDLFHVSSGGEGPIGSNGGPNAGSAYQVGLAEYIRSGLQVPVIAVGRLESYEEAQAVITEAKAELVAVGRGLLSDPYWTLHAAEALGGIDSSDLPAPYVRGIWNKK; encoded by the coding sequence ATGGCTGATTTGTTTACACCTTATGAACTTAAGGCTTTAACCCTGAAGAACCGCGTGGTTATGCCGCCGATGTGCCAGTATGCGGTTGAGAAGCAGGACGGTGTTCCCACAGACTGGCATCATGTGCATTATGTCAGCCGTGCTGTCGGCGGGACAGGCTTTATTATTGTAGAGATGAGTGGAGTTCACCCCGATGGACGGATCACCAATCAGGACACCGGGATCTGGGACGATGGACAGATTCCGGCGTACAAGCGGTTAACGGAGGCCGTTCATGCCTTTGGAGCGAAGATAGCGATTCAGCTCGGTCATGCCGGTCGCAAAGCTGTCGATGCCGCCCCGCCGGTTGCTCCTTCAGCGATTCCGTTCGACGGCAACTATGCTATGCCCAAGGCGCTTAGCCGTGAAGAGATTGCGGAGCTGATTATCGCCTTCCGGGAAGCGGCGCGGCGCGCGGTTGAAGCGGGATTCGATACTGTCGAGCTGCATGGAGCCCATGGATACCTCATCCACCAGTTCCATTCCCCGCTCTCCAACGTCCGGGATGATGAGTATGGCCAAGACCCCATCTTGTTCGGGGAACAGGTGGTAGAGGCAGTGCGTGAGGTACTGCCGGCTGAGATGCCGCTAATCATGCGGGTGTCCGCCAAGGAATATGTGGAGGGCGGTTATGATGAAGCTTATGCGCTGGAATTCTGCCGCCGCTATAAGGATGCAGGCGTAGACCTGTTCCATGTATCCTCGGGCGGGGAGGGGCCGATAGGCTCGAATGGCGGCCCTAATGCAGGATCAGCCTATCAGGTGGGGCTTGCCGAGTACATACGCAGTGGATTACAGGTCCCCGTTATCGCTGTAGGACGCCTGGAGTCCTATGAGGAAGCGCAGGCTGTGATAACGGAAGCGAAGGCAGAGCTTGTAGCTGTAGGCAGAGGCCTGCTCAGTGACCCGTACTGGACGCTTCATGCTGCTGAGGCGCTGGGCGGAATTGATTCGTCCGATCTGCCCGCACCCTATGTGCGCGGAATCTGGAACAAGAAATAG
- a CDS encoding dihydroorotate dehydrogenase, whose amino-acid sequence MINTTATIAGVSFKNPIVMASGTFGFGREYGRLYDVSLLGGISGKGLTLHAKAGNPGIRVYETPSGMLNSVGLENPGVEAFLAKELPYWETLDTARIVNLGGNTLADYVLGAELIQRDADARLLAGKPAVDMIELNISCPNVKEGGIAFGIKTPAAQEVVRAVRAATSLPLAVKLSPNAEDIAEMAVMCEAEGADAVSLINTISGMKIDVRRRRSVFNNLYAGLSGPAIKPVALRMVHQVSRRVTIPVIGMGGITSATDIIEFIMAGATIIQVGTYNFMNLRAGSTLVEELQQFMEEENISSLDEIRGIV is encoded by the coding sequence ATGATTAATACAACTGCAACGATTGCCGGTGTATCCTTCAAGAACCCGATTGTGATGGCTTCCGGCACCTTCGGTTTCGGCCGTGAATATGGCCGGTTATATGATGTTTCACTGCTTGGCGGAATCTCCGGCAAAGGGCTTACGCTTCATGCCAAAGCCGGTAATCCCGGAATCCGCGTCTATGAGACCCCTTCCGGGATGCTGAACAGCGTAGGACTTGAGAATCCTGGTGTAGAAGCTTTTCTGGCCAAGGAACTTCCGTATTGGGAGACACTGGATACCGCACGTATCGTGAACCTTGGCGGCAACACGCTGGCGGATTACGTACTGGGTGCTGAACTGATTCAGCGTGATGCGGATGCCCGTCTTCTGGCCGGAAAGCCGGCCGTGGATATGATTGAGCTGAATATCTCCTGCCCGAACGTGAAGGAGGGCGGGATTGCTTTTGGCATCAAAACTCCGGCAGCCCAGGAAGTGGTTCGTGCGGTACGGGCGGCTACAAGCCTGCCGCTGGCCGTGAAGCTGTCGCCGAATGCCGAGGATATCGCAGAGATGGCAGTGATGTGCGAAGCAGAGGGCGCGGACGCCGTCTCTCTGATCAACACGATCTCCGGGATGAAGATTGATGTCCGCCGCCGCCGCAGTGTGTTCAATAACCTCTATGCGGGACTGTCCGGACCGGCGATTAAGCCGGTGGCTCTGCGTATGGTGCATCAGGTATCCCGCAGGGTAACCATTCCGGTAATCGGTATGGGCGGCATCACTTCGGCTACGGATATTATTGAATTTATTATGGCTGGGGCCACTATAATACAGGTTGGAACCTACAACTTCATGAATTTGCGGGCGGGCAGTACGCTTGTAGAAGAATTGCAGCAGTTTATGGAGGAAGAGAATATTTCCTCACTGGATGAGATCCGTGGTATTGTATAG
- a CDS encoding dihydroorotate dehydrogenase electron transfer subunit — MATVISNERLAEGVYHLVVEGGNSGEMGQFYMLRAWGAYPLLSRPLSIHQVNDNGVEFLYHIVGEGTEILAGLNPGDPVELEGPFGTGFPQVEGKVALVGGGIGIAPLYYCAQKLPRSDIYLGFSREPFRTEAFRPLAAELTVDVGGLILDSVDFSAYDHIFVCGPHPMLKAAQLKGIALDTAGKRPDVYLSLENRMACGIGACLVCSVSCKDGQRKACADGPVFLAEEVLFHD; from the coding sequence GTGGCGACGGTGATTAGTAATGAGCGGCTGGCTGAAGGAGTATACCACCTGGTAGTTGAAGGGGGGAACAGCGGGGAGATGGGTCAGTTCTACATGCTGCGGGCATGGGGAGCCTATCCGCTGCTGTCAAGACCCCTTAGCATACATCAGGTGAATGATAACGGTGTTGAATTCTTGTATCACATAGTAGGCGAGGGTACTGAGATCCTTGCCGGATTGAATCCGGGCGATCCGGTGGAGCTGGAGGGGCCGTTCGGTACAGGCTTCCCGCAGGTAGAAGGTAAGGTTGCGTTAGTGGGCGGGGGGATCGGAATTGCTCCGCTGTATTATTGTGCGCAGAAGCTTCCGCGAAGCGATATCTATCTCGGCTTCAGCCGTGAGCCATTCCGTACTGAAGCCTTCCGTCCTCTGGCTGCTGAGCTGACCGTCGATGTAGGCGGACTGATCCTGGACAGCGTGGATTTCTCGGCGTATGACCATATCTTCGTCTGCGGCCCGCATCCGATGCTGAAGGCTGCACAGCTCAAGGGCATAGCCCTAGATACCGCAGGTAAGCGCCCAGACGTCTATCTGTCCCTGGAGAACAGGATGGCCTGCGGCATCGGCGCTTGTCTGGTCTGCAGCGTCTCCTGCAAGGACGGGCAGCGCAAAGCCTGTGCAGACGGTCCTGTCTTCCTGGCTGAGGAGGTATTATTCCATGATTAA
- a CDS encoding PspA/IM30 family protein, with protein MSIFKRLRDLTMSNVNAIIDKAEDPVKMTDQYIRDMTEDLEDAEKAVAAQIAIEKKFKQLYEEQEALVNKRNQQAHAAAQAGNADLARRALEEKKSAEAKLVEYKASFDQNKASADNLRGKLDEMRKQLTQMKNKRETLVARYNAAKAQTEINKAMSGFSSDSASAGLKRMEDKMLQAEAQAEASNEMSSGNKSLDDEFEKLGKDQAVEDELAALMKQYEKQ; from the coding sequence ATGTCTATATTTAAAAGATTGCGTGATCTGACCATGTCCAATGTGAATGCGATTATTGATAAAGCAGAAGATCCGGTTAAAATGACCGACCAGTACATTCGTGACATGACGGAGGATCTGGAGGATGCCGAGAAAGCGGTAGCTGCCCAGATCGCTATTGAGAAGAAATTCAAACAATTGTACGAAGAGCAGGAAGCGCTGGTGAACAAGCGTAATCAGCAAGCTCATGCAGCCGCTCAAGCCGGTAACGCCGATCTGGCCCGCCGTGCTCTTGAAGAGAAGAAATCGGCTGAAGCCAAGCTTGTAGAGTACAAGGCCAGCTTCGACCAGAACAAGGCTTCCGCCGACAATCTGCGCGGCAAGCTCGACGAAATGCGCAAACAGCTTACCCAGATGAAGAACAAGCGGGAGACACTCGTTGCCCGTTACAACGCTGCGAAGGCGCAGACCGAAATCAACAAAGCGATGAGCGGCTTCAGCTCCGACTCTGCTTCTGCCGGACTCAAACGGATGGAAGACAAGATGCTGCAGGCCGAAGCACAGGCAGAAGCCAGCAACGAGATGAGCTCGGGCAACAAATCGCTGGATGATGAGTTCGAGAAGCTAGGCAAAGACCAGGCGGTTGAAGATGAGCTGGCTGCGCTGATGAAGCAATACGAGAAACAATAA
- a CDS encoding 3D domain-containing protein — protein sequence MKLKIRAITALAAVLGLGTLLHAAPVQADSVHIAGDTTTYYTLSNHYGISVDELMNANPQISALNIYPGLKFTIPGDVQAKTVAVANTAAASVEAVDAAEVQALSVQPATNTVQAWGKEFNYAKVLQVKASAYSSAASENGKWGAVDYFGNALKLGTIAVDPSVIPLGTKVLVTGYTHPGLPKQAFVATATDMGSAIKGNRIDIFIPGSQSFVADFGYQYVHLYIIE from the coding sequence ATGAAACTCAAGATCAGAGCCATCACCGCCCTGGCGGCCGTACTGGGACTCGGCACCTTGCTTCACGCAGCTCCCGTTCAAGCCGACAGCGTACATATCGCTGGAGATACTACTACCTATTATACTCTATCCAATCATTATGGCATAAGCGTTGATGAGCTTATGAATGCGAACCCGCAGATTTCAGCGCTAAATATCTATCCCGGGCTGAAATTCACCATTCCGGGTGATGTTCAAGCCAAGACTGTGGCAGTAGCCAATACTGCAGCAGCTTCAGTAGAAGCTGTGGACGCAGCAGAAGTTCAAGCCCTGAGTGTGCAGCCGGCAACCAACACAGTTCAAGCCTGGGGCAAAGAATTTAATTATGCCAAAGTGCTGCAGGTCAAAGCTTCCGCCTATTCCTCGGCAGCCAGCGAGAATGGCAAGTGGGGAGCGGTCGATTATTTCGGCAATGCGCTGAAGCTCGGAACCATCGCCGTTGACCCGAGCGTGATTCCGCTGGGAACGAAGGTGCTCGTGACCGGGTATACCCATCCGGGCCTTCCGAAGCAAGCCTTCGTAGCGACAGCGACGGATATGGGGAGTGCGATCAAGGGCAACCGGATCGATATCTTTATTCCGGGCAGCCAGAGCTTTGTAGCCGATTTCGGTTATCAGTATGTACATTTATATATTATTGAATAA
- a CDS encoding polysaccharide deacetylase family protein has translation MKLTIFRRIVLFISVIALALSAPAAELVSVSAAAAADSPAPVPAQEILPSSRPRASIEDETAVPAGSSAFQSSVSRHKKSKGLSLSQLLRKYPETLKTQGPRRKMIALTFDDVPDPRFTPQLLDVLRKYKVKATFFVVGSRAEKHPALVARMIREGHAIGNHSYNHPQFSKLSMNAFRIQIIRTENILQLLAGYKPKLIRPPYGDINEPQVKWAKSHGYKLVNWNVDSLDWRGLSKNQVKHNILSRAGRGAIILQHGGGGRGSNLQGTLQALPEIIGILRQRGYSFVTVPQMLQVSKSK, from the coding sequence ATGAAACTGACAATATTCCGCCGCATTGTGCTGTTTATATCTGTCATTGCCTTGGCCCTGTCTGCACCTGCTGCTGAGCTAGTATCTGTCTCTGCAGCAGCAGCGGCAGATAGTCCTGCGCCAGTGCCGGCACAAGAGATCCTGCCATCTTCCCGGCCCCGAGCTTCTATTGAAGACGAAACGGCGGTGCCGGCCGGATCGTCAGCCTTCCAATCTTCAGTAAGCCGCCATAAAAAGAGCAAGGGCCTCTCCCTCAGCCAATTGCTGCGCAAATACCCGGAGACCCTCAAGACCCAGGGTCCCCGCCGTAAAATGATCGCTCTTACCTTCGATGATGTGCCTGATCCGCGCTTCACCCCGCAGCTCCTGGATGTGCTGCGTAAATATAAAGTCAAAGCCACCTTCTTCGTGGTCGGCAGCCGTGCGGAGAAGCACCCTGCCTTGGTAGCACGGATGATCCGCGAAGGCCATGCCATCGGCAACCACTCCTATAATCACCCCCAGTTCAGCAAGCTGAGTATGAATGCCTTCCGCATCCAGATTATCCGCACGGAGAATATTCTGCAGCTGCTGGCCGGATACAAGCCGAAGCTGATTCGCCCGCCGTATGGCGATATCAACGAGCCGCAGGTGAAGTGGGCGAAGTCACATGGCTATAAGCTGGTGAACTGGAACGTTGACTCGCTCGACTGGAGAGGACTGTCCAAAAATCAGGTCAAGCACAATATCCTCTCCCGGGCCGGCAGAGGGGCTATTATCCTTCAGCACGGGGGCGGCGGCAGAGGCAGTAACCTCCAAGGGACGCTGCAGGCGCTGCCAGAGATCATCGGCATTCTGCGGCAGCGGGGATACAGCTTCGTGACCGTTCCCCAGATGCTCCAGGTCAGCAAGAGCAAATAA
- a CDS encoding DUF350 domain-containing protein gives MDFDTLVSMVVWTVSGAVLLCVLMLVDSLFTRYNDMEELKAGNMAVTTRLVLKLLSQGYILSASIAAANRLGTALIVSIVSFVLLFVLEKTVEQLLSRWGNLELDHGTQLGKVGYGLMAGSLHVTGALIIAAFIRG, from the coding sequence ATGGATTTCGATACCCTGGTGTCCATGGTAGTATGGACGGTCAGCGGCGCAGTGCTGCTGTGTGTGCTGATGCTCGTGGATTCGTTGTTTACCCGTTATAATGATATGGAAGAGCTGAAGGCGGGGAATATGGCCGTGACTACCCGGCTGGTGTTGAAGCTGCTGTCACAAGGCTATATTTTATCGGCATCCATTGCTGCGGCGAACCGGCTCGGGACCGCCCTTATAGTCTCTATAGTATCTTTTGTCCTGTTATTCGTGCTGGAGAAGACGGTAGAGCAGCTCCTGAGCCGGTGGGGGAATCTTGAACTGGATCATGGCACCCAGCTTGGCAAGGTCGGCTACGGCCTGATGGCAGGCTCGCTGCATGTGACCGGAGCATTGATTATTGCGGCCTTTATTCGCGGATAA
- the ppk1 gene encoding polyphosphate kinase 1: MNVNTDEKKINTISPATAYLNRDLSWIEFNRRVLGEAQDPENPLIERAKFLAIVSSNLDEFISVRVAGIQDQIRAGYTKKDFTGYTPSGLYKRLSKRVTKIVADQYRTFKDISRSLHKEGIVFVDYEDLTPAQEQSIEEYYRDIIFPVLTPMAVDQSRPFPLVHSQFIYLAVVLTRKNSQEEEPYFAILQIPSNLPRCIPLPHRANSKKRQFVFIEDVIRHHIQTLFSGYDPVAVSEFRLTRNSDLTIDEEGAEDLLEEIEKELRKRRRGVPARLEVQKGIHPYALEQLQAEFELEDFVFEIEGPLDLGFLRSFTSSLKGFSYLLYPPVEPMYPAEFDENEDFFEVLSQRDVLVYHPYESFDAMTDFIIQASEDEQVMAIKMTLYRVSGNSPLITALANAAESGKQVTVVVELKARFDEERNIAWARKLEQSGCHVVYGLVGLKTHAKVTLIVRQEGSELRRYVHVGTGNYNDSTAKAYTDLSLFTANHEIGLDASELFNQMTGYSANYNWNSFIVAPTNMSLSLQKLILREAEHAAAGRPARIIAKMNSLSNQEVIDYLYSAAQAGVSIDLIVRGVCCLRPGIEGLSERITVRSIVDRFLEHSRIYYFENGGDPEVYLSSADWMTRNLTRRIELMCPVKDSGIRDQIVKILELSLMDNIKSSFLQPNGYYERIDDKKAPLRSQFAAMDVTRWKGSRALPSPTKHS; this comes from the coding sequence ATGAACGTGAATACAGATGAGAAAAAAATCAACACCATCAGTCCTGCAACAGCCTATCTTAACCGTGACCTCAGCTGGATCGAGTTCAACCGCCGGGTGCTCGGCGAGGCACAGGACCCGGAGAACCCGCTGATTGAGCGGGCTAAATTCCTGGCCATCGTGTCCAGTAATCTGGATGAGTTCATCAGTGTCCGGGTAGCGGGCATCCAGGATCAGATCCGGGCGGGATATACCAAAAAAGATTTCACCGGCTACACGCCCTCCGGCCTCTATAAACGCCTCAGCAAACGGGTCACCAAAATCGTCGCAGACCAGTATCGCACCTTCAAGGATATTTCACGCAGCCTGCATAAAGAAGGCATTGTGTTCGTTGATTATGAAGACTTAACACCGGCACAGGAGCAGTCGATTGAGGAATACTACCGTGATATTATTTTCCCTGTGCTGACTCCGATGGCAGTCGACCAGAGCCGTCCGTTCCCGCTGGTCCACAGCCAGTTCATCTATCTGGCTGTCGTACTGACACGCAAGAACAGCCAGGAGGAAGAGCCTTACTTCGCCATTCTGCAGATTCCGTCCAATCTGCCGCGCTGCATTCCCTTGCCGCACCGCGCGAACAGCAAGAAACGGCAATTCGTATTCATTGAAGATGTGATCCGCCATCATATTCAGACCTTGTTCAGCGGTTATGATCCGGTAGCCGTCAGTGAATTCCGCCTGACCCGCAACTCTGACCTGACGATAGATGAAGAAGGCGCAGAAGACCTGCTGGAGGAGATTGAGAAAGAGCTCCGCAAACGCCGCCGCGGTGTGCCTGCCCGTCTGGAAGTCCAGAAAGGCATCCATCCGTATGCGCTGGAGCAGCTGCAGGCTGAATTCGAGCTGGAGGACTTCGTCTTCGAAATCGAAGGCCCGCTTGATCTCGGCTTCTTGCGCAGCTTCACCAGCAGTCTGAAGGGCTTCAGCTATCTGCTCTATCCGCCTGTTGAGCCGATGTATCCGGCGGAATTCGATGAGAATGAAGATTTCTTCGAGGTGCTGAGCCAGCGTGATGTGCTGGTCTATCATCCATATGAATCCTTCGATGCGATGACGGATTTCATTATCCAGGCCTCCGAGGATGAGCAGGTGATGGCGATCAAAATGACGCTGTACCGGGTCAGCGGCAATTCTCCGCTGATTACTGCGCTCGCCAATGCAGCCGAGTCCGGCAAGCAGGTTACGGTGGTCGTGGAGCTGAAGGCCCGCTTCGATGAGGAACGCAACATCGCCTGGGCGCGTAAGCTGGAGCAGTCCGGCTGCCACGTGGTCTACGGTCTCGTCGGCCTCAAGACCCATGCGAAGGTAACACTGATCGTCCGCCAGGAAGGCTCGGAGCTGCGCCGCTATGTTCATGTGGGAACAGGCAATTACAATGACAGCACGGCCAAGGCCTATACCGACCTTAGCCTGTTCACCGCCAATCACGAGATTGGCCTGGATGCGTCCGAGCTGTTCAATCAGATGACAGGCTACTCTGCCAACTACAATTGGAACTCCTTCATCGTAGCACCGACTAACATGAGCCTGTCGCTCCAGAAGCTGATTCTGCGTGAGGCAGAACATGCTGCCGCAGGCCGGCCTGCACGGATTATCGCCAAGATGAACTCCCTGTCGAACCAGGAGGTTATTGATTATCTGTACAGCGCAGCCCAGGCGGGAGTGTCCATCGACCTGATCGTCCGGGGAGTCTGCTGCCTGCGTCCGGGAATTGAAGGCCTCAGTGAGCGCATTACGGTACGCAGCATAGTGGACCGCTTCCTGGAGCACTCACGTATCTATTATTTCGAGAACGGCGGCGATCCCGAGGTCTACCTGTCCAGTGCCGACTGGATGACGCGTAACCTGACCCGGCGGATCGAGCTGATGTGTCCGGTCAAGGATAGCGGTATCCGCGATCAGATTGTCAAAATTCTGGAGCTGTCGCTGATGGACAATATCAAATCCAGCTTCCTTCAGCCAAACGGATATTATGAACGGATCGACGACAAAAAGGCCCCGCTCCGGAGCCAGTTCGCCGCTATGGATGTTACCCGCTGGAAGGGAAGCCGAGCTTTACCTTCACCGACCAAGCATTCCTGA